GATCCTGCCGATGACGGGAGCGAAGAGCTGGCCGGTGAAGAACGCGGCGAGCACCGTGGCGACCGCGGCGGCTCCGTGCGAGGTGACGGTCAGTGGGATCAGCAGCGGCACGATGCCGTTGACGAGAAGCCCGGCGAGAGCGTAGGCGCTGAACCAGGGTTCGAGGCTTCGGAGCATGCCCACGCGGGTGGGCTGCGCAGTGGTCTGGGCGTCGCTCGGCACGGATCCCTCCCTATCCTCGGGCATTCATGCCGATTGAGCGGAAACCCGTGTCAATCACGAAGAATGATGCTCTGAGCTGGGATAATTCGACTTGCGAAGGTTGAATCAGTCCCAGTTCGAGGAGCACCATTCCGGTGAGCAAGTCTACGTCCCCCTATCCCCACCTGTCCGCATCAGCCACCGGAACCGGCCTCGTGTCGCATGCCGGAGCCGTCCTGCTGCTGCGCACCGCGGAGAAAACCGGACTTGCCACGGCATTGACGACCGAACTCGCACCGTATCGAAAGCCGTTGACCCGACACGATCCCGGCAAGATCGTCCTCGACCTCGCGGTATCCCTCGCACTCGGTGGGGACTGCCTCGCCGACATCGCACAACTGCGCGCTCACCCCGAACTGTTCGGTGCGGTGGCCTCCGACCCGACCGTCTCCCGCCTGATCAGCAGGTTGGCCGCCGACACCGACACCGCACTGGCCGCGATCGACCGGACCGCGCCACCGCCCGCTCCCACGCCTGGGCCGCTGCCGGCACATCGGCTCCCGACCATGCCATCGACGAAGCGCATCCGCTGGTCCTCGACATCGATGCCACCCTGGTCACCGCGCATTCCGAGAAGGAACAGGCCGCCCCGACGTTCAAGCGAGGGTTCGGTTTCCATCCGTTGTGCGCGTTCGTCGACCACGGCACCGGCGGTACCGGTGAACCCGTCGCGATGCTGCTGCGGCCGGGTAACTCGGGATCGAACACCGCCTCCGATCACATCACCGTGGTGCAGGACGCACTCGCACAGTTGCCGCTCGACCCGGCATACCGGGTCGGGAAGAAGGTACTGGTCCGTATCGACGGCGCCGGCGGTACCCACCACCTGATCGAGTACCTCACCAAGCGTCGCCTATCGTACTCGATCGGATTCGGGTTGACCGACGCCCACGCCGACGCGATCGATCTGGTTCCGGAACAGGCATGGACCCCGGCCTACGACGCCGACGGGCAGGTCCGCGACGGTGCCTGGATCACCGAGATCACCGACCTACTCGACCTGTCCACCTGGCCGAAAGGCATGCGGGTGATCGTCCGGAAGGAGCGCCCACACCCCGGTGCGCAGTTGCGGTTCACCGACCGCGACGGCCTACGCCTGACCGCGTTCGTGACGAACACCCGCCGCGGTCAGCTGCCAGATCTGGAGTTGCGGCATCGGCGACGGGCTCGGTGCGAGGACCGGATCCGGGCAGCGAAAGCCACCGGCTTGCAGAATCTTCCGTTGCACGGTTTCGACCAGAACCGCATCTGGTTGGCGCTCGTGCAACTGGCATGCGAGCTGCTCGCGTGGATGCAGATGCTCGCCTTGACCGAGGTTCCAGCGCGGCGGTGGGAACCGAAACGGCTGCGGCTGCGGTTGCTGTCGATCGCCGGGAAGATCGCCCGGCATGCCCGCCGTGTTCGTCTGCGACTGGCTGCGACAGCTCCGGATGTCGATCTTCTCGTGGCCAGCCTGAACCGGCTCGCAGCGCTACCTGCGCCTGCGTGACCTGCATGTACCAGTTTCATCGAGACGAAAGGACACGATTTCCGGGGCCGTGGACCCCGACGCCACCCGACCGTGTCGGGCAGTCGACCGTGGATGCACGCCGGATCCACGGTTTCCACACCCAATCCGAGACCGCTCAGGCCGGCACGCGGTCCGCGCGAAAGATTGAGGCTATTCCTTTTCGGTTCATCGCGTATTCGGCGTGATTCGGGTGATTTTCACACGAATTCTCGGACGGGGTGATCCGATGCGTCGGTGTGAAGGGGTGTGGAAATCTCGCCGGAGCTGACGAGAAAGCCTTCGGTGTGGCATAGGAAAGTAGTCTGTCGAACTCCCCGCTGCTCGACGGTTCCGTGGGGGATCTTCGGGAAGTATTCCACGACAAGGTGTTCCGGATCGCGATCCGGGTGTGCTGGTGTCTACCTCTGTGTCCGGTCTTCGGTGGTGGGGGCCAGCGGAATTAATCCGCATTTTTCACCCGATTGTCGGAGTGGATTGGATATCGGGGTCACGTGATGTTCGGTAAGGGGTGCAACCGCTACCGTCCTTGCCATTCGCTGCGGCAATTGCGATAGCGGATGGCAAGAACGCGAGCGGATTGCCGGAGAGGGAAATCCCCCATTGAGGTTTTCTCACCAGAGAGTCACCGACGACAGCAAAGACATCCGAACGGTGTGGCGTGAAAAGAGGACGTGGGGTCCTGCCTGGTAGGGATTGTTTCGAGCAAGAAGCAACCCGGAGCAGGACCCCACGTGATTACCTATCGTGCCACGCTCGACGTGCCCGAGCACACCCTGACCTTCGTCGCCCGTATCCTCGCTGCCCACCGCCGCAGGACCGATCGCCGGCCGTGGCAGCGGGCCGCGACCGTCTACGTCCAGGCTCTGATGGTGCTGCGGTGGTTCCGCGACGGCACCGACGTCGCCACCCTGGCGCGCGATGCCCGCATCTCGCAGGCCACCGCCTACCGGTATCTCCACGAAGGTATCGACGTGATCGCTGCGCACGCCCCGGACCTGCACGACGTGCTCGAACGTGGGATCGAGTCCGGCTGGGAGCATGTCTGTCTCGACGGCACCCTCATCGCCTCGACTCGCTGCCGGGAGCGTTCCGAGTCCGGGCACGACGTGTGGTACTCGGGTAAACATCGCCGCCACGGCGGCAACGTCCAGGTCCTGACCGATCCGACCGGCTACCCGATCTGGGTGTCCGAGGTTGCCCCCGGTTCGGTGCACGACCTCACCGCTGCTCGTCGGGGCGGGATCCTCGGCGCCCTCTACCACGCTGCCGCCGGCGGGATGCCCACCCTCGCCGACAAGGGGTACACCGGTGCCGGGATCGGCGTCCACGTCCCGACGAAAGGCCGTGATCTCGATATCGGCACTCGTTGCCGCAACACGCTGCTGTCTGCGATGCGTGCTCCGGCCGAACGCGCGAACGCGCTGCTGAAGACCCGGTGGAAGGCGCTGCAGCGAATCAGTCTATGTCCGTGGAGGATCGGCTCGATCGCTGCTGCGGCTCTCGTTCTTCTTCACCTGCAAGCACCGGCCTGGTGAGAAAACCTCATTGTGCCCGAGGCTGCAGGTTCCCGCAGGTAGTTATTTCAGAGCACGTGCTCTGTTAATATTCCGCGCATGTCCGCCCTCGACGGCGGCCCGACCTACGAAGGGACGACCCGACATGCCAACGATCACCCGCGACGGTGCGATCTGGACGCTGAATCTCGGCGACGACGAGAACCGCTTCGGTCCCGCCTGGCTCGACGAGGTCGAGAAGGTGCTCGACGACGTCGAGGCCGCCACCGAGCCGGTCGTGCTCGTCACCATCGGCGACGGCAAGTTCTACTCCAACGGCCTCGACCTCGAATGGGTCAGTGGGCACATGGACCAGTTCGCGACCTACGCCGAACGCGTGCAGGCCCTGCTCGCGCGCGTGCTCACCCTGCCCGTGCCGACGGTCGCGGCGGTCAACGGTCACGCCTTCGGGGCCGGCGCCATGCTCGCCCTCGCCCACGACTTCCGTGTCATGCGCGACGACCGGGGTTTCTTCTGCTTCCCCGAGGTCGACATCCGCATCCCGTTCACACCGGGCATGTCGGCGCTGCTCATGACCAAGCTGACGCCGCAGACGGCCGTCAAGTCGATGACCACCGGGCACCGCTACGGCGGCCCGGAGGCGCTGCAGGGCGGGCTCGTCGACGCCACCGCGTCCCTCGACGACCTGCACTCGGCCGCAACCGAACTCGTGCGGCCGCTGGCCGGCAAGGATCGTGGCACCCTCGCCACCATCAAGAAGACCATGTTCGCCGAGGTCGTCGAGGCACTGACCCGGAAGATCGGATGACGACACCCGAGCACGACCGGCCCGCGACGCGCACGGGACGCGCCGTGGGCCGGCCCCGCCGGCACGACCGCGGCGCACTGCTCGACCACGCGCGTGACCTGTGGGTCGAACGCGGCACGGCCGGGGTCACGATCCGGGCGCTGAGCAGCGCGTCGGGGGTGTCGAACGGCGCCATCTACAACGCATTCACCTCCCGCGACGGGCTGCTCGCGGCGGTGTGGACGCGCGAGGCCGCGCACTTCCTCGACTTCCAGTACGCCGCCGTCGACCGTGCCCGCGCCGAGGACGGCAGCGCCGCCGACACGGTGGTCGCCGCCGCCCTCGCTCCCGCGCGCTACGCGGCGTCGAACGAGCGGGCCGCGCACCTGCTGCTCGCCGTGAGGCCCGACGACCTCGTCACCCCCGAACTCACCGACGAGCAGCGACACGAACTCCTGGAACTCAGGAAAGTGCTGGGGGAGTTGATCGTTCGGCTCGCCGACGCGCAATGGGGTCGACGGGACCGGAACGCGGTCACCCTGATCCGGTACTGCATCGTAGAACTCCCCGGAGCCCTGTTGCTGCGGGGTGGGGGTCTGCTCGACCCGGTGGCGCACCACGCGCTCGAGCACGCCGTGCGCGGCATCGTCTCGGCACCTCCACCGCCCCGTGGCTGACGGGACCCACTCGCGGAGCCGGAATGGGTACTGTGTCCCCTTCCTCCATCGAAAGGACCGATTCATGTCGATTCGCCGACGGGTCGCTCTCGCGGCCTCCGCCGTCGCCGTCGCTGCCGGTGCCGCCGTGGCGACCACCGGAACGGCCGCCGCCACCCCGGTACCCGTGCTCCAGCTGCTCGGAACCGCGCTGGTGCCGATCCCGACGGGGCAGTGCCACGGCAGCATCGAGGTCGCCTACGAGCACGTGCCGGGCCGCCCGGACCTGGCCGAGGCCGTCTTCACCCCGACCGGCACCTGGGGAGCGATCCCGGACTGCGAGGTCCCGGTGCAGTTCGCGTGGATCAACGGGGTCTTCCCCTTCACCCACGGACACCAGGTGACCGTCGCGAACGGCCGCACCACCACGATCATCGACCCGGGTGCGGGCGTGAGCCTGCTGGTCTCCCTCCCGACCCAGGCTCCGGGCACGCCGGGCTGGGGCACCAGCGGCTACATGTGGCTCCAGCCCTGACATCCCGATAGGTCACTCACGAGCGAGCGGCGCGCGCCGCGGCATGTCGTCGCAGCGCGCGCCGCAGTTCGTCCCGGTCGTCGAACGCCCGCACCGTCTCTCCGGCGACCAGACGCGGCTCGCAACCCCGCCCCGCGGCGACGATCACGTCCCCGGGCCCGGCGCAGGACGCCGCGATCTCGAACGCGCGACGCCGGTCGGCCTCGACGATCACCCGCGCACCGTTCGCAGCGAAGGCGCCCTCGGCCACCGCCTCCCGGAGAACGTGCGGGTCCTCGGAGAGCGGACTGTCGTCGGTGACCACCACGACGTCCGCGTAGGTCGCCGCGGTGTGACCGAGCGGGAAGCGCTTGCCGGGATCGCGTTCCCCGGTCGCGCTGATCACCAGGATCAGCCGCCGCTCCGGGGCGAGCGACCGCAGGAACGGCAACAGTTCGTGTTGTCCGGCCGTGTTGTGCATGTAGTCCACCAGGGCGAGAACGTCCCGGCCGGACTCGACCCGCTCGAGCCTGCCGGGTACCCCCGCCAACGTCTCCAGGCCCGCCGCGGCCCGCACCACGTCGCCGCCGGCGGCGACGATCGAGGTCAGCGCCGTCAGCGCATTGGCGACCTGGTGCGGGCCGAGCAGCGACAGCCGCACCGGCGCGGATCCGACCGGTGTGTGCACGGTGAACGCGGTGCCGGCCAGATCGCACCGGATCGCGTCGGCATACACGTCGGCACTCGGATCCCGCATCGAGTGCGTCCACACCGGCACGTTCACCGCCGCGCGCAGGCGCCGTCCGTACTCGTCGTCGACGTTCACCACCGCGGCCCGTGTGCGCTCCGCGGTGAACAACGCCGCCTTGGCCGCGAAATACCGTTCCATCGTGCCGTGGAAATCGAGATGATCCCGCGCGAGATTGGTGAAGGCGACGGTACGGAAGCGCACCCCGTCGACGCGGTGCTGGCTGACGGCGTGCGACGACACCTCCATCGTCACCGCCCCCACCCCCTGGTCGCGGAACCCGGCGAGGGTGCGCTGCACCACCGCGGCCTCCGGGGTGGTGCGCGTGGCCGGGCAGGCGCCCGCCGGACCCCGGACGACGACCCCGCCGATCAGACCGGTGACGAGCCCGGTCGCGGCGAGCGCGGCGTCGAGCAGGTAGGTCGCGCTCGTCTTGCCGTTGGTGCCGGTGACCCCGTACACCGGCAGCTCCTGCGAGGGATGGCCGAAGATCCAGGACGCCAGGGCACCCACCCGCTCGCGTGGCCGGTCGACGAGCAGCGTGGGGAGCCGGCGCGACGGCCGGTCGCTGAGTACGGCGACCGCGCCGCGCGCGGCGGCCTCCTCCTCGAAGTCCAGGCCGTGGAACCGGCGTCCGGGCAGCGCGACGTAGAGATCTCCGGGCTGCACTGTCCGGGAGTCGTCGCCGATCCCGGTGATCACGTGGTCGTGCCCCTCGGTCGGCTCGGCCCGCAGGTCGTCGCCGAGGTGTTCGGCCACGTCGCCGAGCCGGATCCGGGGGGCGGCGCTGCGAGGACCATCCGGGGCAGAGGACACGGGGGCGGATACCCGGTCGGTGCGGAAACGATGCTCGCCGCGCGTGGTCGCTACCCTCGTGGGATGGCAACGACCCCGGAGTCCACGGCGAGCACGAACACGGCGGTGCCCGGCCTCGAGAGCACTTTCGCCGACGCCCTCGCCGACCTGACGGTGGCGTGGCAGGGCGCCGAGGTGCCCGAACCGCGGCTGCTCGTCCTCAACGCGCCGCTCGCCGCGGAGCTGGGACTCGACGCCGAGACGCTGCGGACCGAGGACGGGATCGCCGTCCTCGCCGGCGCGCAGATCCCGGCCGGGGCCAGGCCCGTGGCCATGGCCTATGCCGGTCACCAGTTCGGTGGTTATGCCCCGCTGCTCGGCGACGGCCGGGCCCTGCTGCTCGGTGAGCTCGTCACCGGTGACGGCCGCCGAGTGGATCTGCACCTCAAGGGCTCGGGACCGACCCCGTTCTCGCGCGGCGGCGACGGGTTCGCCGTCGTCGGGCCGATGCTGCGCGAGTATCTCGTCAGCGAGGCGATGTACGCGCTGGGGATCCCCACCACGCGGTCGCTGTCGGTGGTCGCGACGGGCCGCGCCGTGCGGCGCAACGGTCTCGAACCCGGCGCGGTGCTGGCGCGGGTGGCGTCCAGTCACCTGCGGGTGGGCACCTTCGAACTCGCCGCCCGGTACAACGGACTGCTGCAGCCGCTCGCCGACCACGCCATCGCCCGTCACTATCCGCACTTGGCGGACCTGCCGGAGACCGGTGAGGGCAACCGCTACCGCGCGTTCTTCGAGGCCGTGGTCGAGGCGCAGGCGTCGCTGGTGGCGCGGTGGATGCTCGTCGGGTTCGTCCACGGCGTGATGAACACCGACAACACGACGATCTCGGGAGAGACCATCGACTACGGCCCCTGCGCCTTCCTCGACGCCTTCGACCCGGCCGCGGTGTTCAGTTCGATCGACAACTCGGGGCGCTACGCCTACGGCAACCAGCCCGGCGTGCTGCAGTGGAATCTCGCCCGTTTCGCGGAAACCCTGCTGCCGCTGGTCGATCCGACCCCGGACGACGCGATCGCCGCGGTCACCGAGATCCTGCACAGCTTCGACGCTCGCTACGAGCGGCACTACGTGGCCGGTATGGCCGCCAAACTCGGCTTCACGCACGGAGCCATCGACCGAACCCTGATCGACGAGCTGCTCACACTCCTGGCCGAACACCGCGCCGACTGGACCGGCACCTTCCGGGCGCTCGCCGACGACCTGCGCGGCGACACCACCGCTCTCGACGCGTTGGTGCCGCGCGCGGCGCTC
This region of Rhodococcus sp. Z13 genomic DNA includes:
- a CDS encoding enoyl-CoA hydratase-related protein, coding for MPTITRDGAIWTLNLGDDENRFGPAWLDEVEKVLDDVEAATEPVVLVTIGDGKFYSNGLDLEWVSGHMDQFATYAERVQALLARVLTLPVPTVAAVNGHAFGAGAMLALAHDFRVMRDDRGFFCFPEVDIRIPFTPGMSALLMTKLTPQTAVKSMTTGHRYGGPEALQGGLVDATASLDDLHSAATELVRPLAGKDRGTLATIKKTMFAEVVEALTRKIG
- a CDS encoding protein adenylyltransferase SelO; protein product: MATTPESTASTNTAVPGLESTFADALADLTVAWQGAEVPEPRLLVLNAPLAAELGLDAETLRTEDGIAVLAGAQIPAGARPVAMAYAGHQFGGYAPLLGDGRALLLGELVTGDGRRVDLHLKGSGPTPFSRGGDGFAVVGPMLREYLVSEAMYALGIPTTRSLSVVATGRAVRRNGLEPGAVLARVASSHLRVGTFELAARYNGLLQPLADHAIARHYPHLADLPETGEGNRYRAFFEAVVEAQASLVARWMLVGFVHGVMNTDNTTISGETIDYGPCAFLDAFDPAAVFSSIDNSGRYAYGNQPGVLQWNLARFAETLLPLVDPTPDDAIAAVTEILHSFDARYERHYVAGMAAKLGFTHGAIDRTLIDELLTLLAEHRADWTGTFRALADDLRGDTTALDALVPRAALAPWLERWRNTLAAQGRSAADAADAMDRANPLYIPRNHRVEEALTAAHAGDLGPFEALLDAVTHPFERRTDRAPYAEPAPREFAETFRTFCGT
- a CDS encoding TetR/AcrR family transcriptional regulator, with amino-acid sequence MTTPEHDRPATRTGRAVGRPRRHDRGALLDHARDLWVERGTAGVTIRALSSASGVSNGAIYNAFTSRDGLLAAVWTREAAHFLDFQYAAVDRARAEDGSAADTVVAAALAPARYAASNERAAHLLLAVRPDDLVTPELTDEQRHELLELRKVLGELIVRLADAQWGRRDRNAVTLIRYCIVELPGALLLRGGGLLDPVAHHALEHAVRGIVSAPPPPRG
- a CDS encoding Mur ligase family protein, with amino-acid sequence MAEHLGDDLRAEPTEGHDHVITGIGDDSRTVQPGDLYVALPGRRFHGLDFEEEAAARGAVAVLSDRPSRRLPTLLVDRPRERVGALASWIFGHPSQELPVYGVTGTNGKTSATYLLDAALAATGLVTGLIGGVVVRGPAGACPATRTTPEAAVVQRTLAGFRDQGVGAVTMEVSSHAVSQHRVDGVRFRTVAFTNLARDHLDFHGTMERYFAAKAALFTAERTRAAVVNVDDEYGRRLRAAVNVPVWTHSMRDPSADVYADAIRCDLAGTAFTVHTPVGSAPVRLSLLGPHQVANALTALTSIVAAGGDVVRAAAGLETLAGVPGRLERVESGRDVLALVDYMHNTAGQHELLPFLRSLAPERRLILVISATGERDPGKRFPLGHTAATYADVVVVTDDSPLSEDPHVLREAVAEGAFAANGARVIVEADRRRAFEIAASCAGPGDVIVAAGRGCEPRLVAGETVRAFDDRDELRRALRRHAAARAARS
- a CDS encoding IS1380 family transposase, translated to MPRRHRTTARSPRTVRCGGLRPDRLPPDQQVGRRHRHRTGRDRPDRATARSHAWAAAGTSAPDHAIDEAHPLVLDIDATLVTAHSEKEQAAPTFKRGFGFHPLCAFVDHGTGGTGEPVAMLLRPGNSGSNTASDHITVVQDALAQLPLDPAYRVGKKVLVRIDGAGGTHHLIEYLTKRRLSYSIGFGLTDAHADAIDLVPEQAWTPAYDADGQVRDGAWITEITDLLDLSTWPKGMRVIVRKERPHPGAQLRFTDRDGLRLTAFVTNTRRGQLPDLELRHRRRARCEDRIRAAKATGLQNLPLHGFDQNRIWLALVQLACELLAWMQMLALTEVPARRWEPKRLRLRLLSIAGKIARHARRVRLRLAATAPDVDLLVASLNRLAALPAPA
- a CDS encoding IS5 family transposase yields the protein MITYRATLDVPEHTLTFVARILAAHRRRTDRRPWQRAATVYVQALMVLRWFRDGTDVATLARDARISQATAYRYLHEGIDVIAAHAPDLHDVLERGIESGWEHVCLDGTLIASTRCRERSESGHDVWYSGKHRRHGGNVQVLTDPTGYPIWVSEVAPGSVHDLTAARRGGILGALYHAAAGGMPTLADKGYTGAGIGVHVPTKGRDLDIGTRCRNTLLSAMRAPAERANALLKTRWKALQRISLCPWRIGSIAAAALVLLHLQAPAW